A genomic segment from Acidobacteriota bacterium encodes:
- a CDS encoding NUDIX hydrolase — protein MADQATSPVVARHASTVLLLRDSDRGVEVFMERRHIQSDFVGGAYVFPGGRVDPEDRVDEALCHGLTDREASARLALKEGGLTFYVAAIRECFEEAGVLLAYDRDGGILDFSDRAVEQHFERLRAELNAGRRSLLDIAAAESLTLATDRISYWAHWITPEGQPRRYDTRFFVTRAPGNQTAGHDDHELTSSAWVTAEEALEHGRRKEWMIIFPTIRNLHKLAAFRTADEAIAAVDAEESFPVMQPRVLLGRTPDEPARPVLPGDEGYEEAATRPSSANVKDWQRAFSR, from the coding sequence ATGGCTGATCAGGCGACATCCCCGGTGGTTGCCCGGCACGCCTCGACCGTCCTCCTGTTGCGGGACAGCGACCGCGGGGTCGAGGTGTTCATGGAGCGCCGCCACATCCAGTCAGACTTCGTCGGGGGCGCCTACGTCTTCCCGGGCGGCCGCGTCGACCCCGAAGACCGGGTCGACGAGGCGCTCTGCCACGGTCTCACCGACCGCGAGGCGAGTGCCCGGCTCGCCCTCAAGGAGGGCGGCCTGACCTTCTACGTGGCCGCGATCCGCGAGTGCTTCGAGGAGGCCGGTGTGCTGCTCGCCTACGACCGGGACGGCGGGATTCTCGACTTCTCGGACCGGGCGGTCGAGCAGCACTTCGAACGTTTGCGAGCCGAGTTGAACGCCGGCAGGCGGTCCCTACTCGACATCGCCGCCGCCGAGAGCCTGACGCTCGCCACCGACCGGATCAGCTACTGGGCGCACTGGATCACGCCGGAGGGACAGCCGAGGCGCTACGACACCCGCTTCTTCGTCACCCGGGCGCCGGGGAATCAGACTGCCGGCCACGACGACCACGAACTGACGAGTTCCGCCTGGGTGACGGCCGAGGAAGCTCTCGAACACGGCCGTCGCAAGGAGTGGATGATCATCTTCCCCACCATCCGCAATCTGCATAAGCTGGCCGCCTTCAGGACGGCGGACGAAGCGATCGCCGCCGTCGACGCAGAGGAGAGCTTCCCGGTCATGCAGCCCCGCGTGCTGCTGGGCCGGACCCCGGACGAACCGGCGCGTCCCGTGCTGCCCGGCGACGAGGGCTACGAAGAAGCCGCGACTCGCCCCTCCTCGGCCAACGTCAAGGACTGGCAGCGGGCCTTCAGCCGCTAG
- a CDS encoding MBL fold metallo-hydrolase → MDTLLKGTPVRLSDRVLRVTQDNPGMFTGPGTNTWVIGGDGGPAFVLDPGEEDDAHFEAVLAAVGDREVAAVLISHPHRDHWPLAPRLAERAGCQILAFSEQPPFTAGRRLEDNERLSADGATLVALHTPGHASDHLCFLLEEDRAVFTADLVMGWSTSIIAPPDGNLNQYMASLERLLELGQDGGIDILHPGHGESIKPPLDRIREIHRHRQQRTDQALEAIAAGVATIPEMVERIYADVDPKLHGPAAFSLRAHLDALVEEGKVVEDQPGRYELAV, encoded by the coding sequence TTGGACACCCTCCTGAAGGGCACGCCGGTGCGGCTCTCCGACCGCGTGCTCCGGGTCACGCAGGACAACCCGGGCATGTTCACCGGTCCGGGCACGAACACCTGGGTCATCGGCGGCGACGGCGGCCCGGCGTTCGTGCTCGACCCCGGGGAAGAGGACGACGCCCACTTCGAGGCCGTGCTCGCCGCGGTCGGCGATCGCGAAGTGGCGGCCGTGCTGATCAGCCACCCGCATCGGGACCACTGGCCCCTCGCGCCGCGCCTCGCTGAGCGCGCGGGCTGCCAGATCCTCGCCTTCAGCGAGCAGCCGCCCTTCACTGCCGGACGCCGCCTGGAGGACAACGAGCGCCTGTCGGCCGACGGCGCCACCCTGGTGGCCCTCCACACCCCGGGCCACGCCAGCGACCACCTCTGCTTCCTGCTCGAAGAAGATCGGGCCGTATTCACCGCCGACCTGGTGATGGGTTGGTCGACCTCGATCATCGCCCCGCCGGACGGCAACCTGAACCAGTACATGGCCTCCCTCGAACGTCTCCTCGAACTCGGCCAGGACGGCGGCATCGACATCCTTCACCCCGGCCATGGCGAGTCGATCAAGCCCCCGCTCGACCGGATCCGCGAGATCCACCGCCACCGCCAGCAACGGACCGACCAGGCCCTCGAAGCCATCGCCGCCGGCGTCGCCACAATCCCCGAGATGGTCGAACGCATCTACGCCGACGTCGACCCCAAGCTCCACGGCCCCGCCGCCTTTTCCCTGCGGGCGCACCTGGATGCCCTGGTCGAAGAGGGCAAGGTTGTCGAGGACCAGCCCGGCCGGTACGAGCTGGCGGTCTGA
- a CDS encoding tetratricopeptide repeat protein, producing MRKPIRLHGAALIVALLAPLTAAGLHAQEAEAPRLLPVPEVDLRGVDEAVRDQIDQQRGLLEEALARGPETVADAEQLGLLFGDAGQLYLVYDLLPAARACLTNAAALQPRNFRWRYLLGSAAEHLGELEEAVEAYELGRSLRPDDAATAIRLGRVHLELGRFEEARGHYQRALAMPGSVAAAHFGLGRVAFETDDPTTALQHFQTALREQPRADSLHYHIALSHRALGDDAAMRAAMELRGEAPVAFADPIAAEIKESATGIGAQLLLGRVALAANAFETAEERFREAVRDSPESAAAKRSLAAALEAMGRRAEAAMWYQEALNLSPSDVGLLFRTGLLYNNEGRYQAAAERLRRAVEIEPSFGPAWVELARSLGATDAYLEAAEALTRALELAPDDRNLRFHRAGNYRLGGRRELALREFESLLADFGLDREIVLLLGRIEQELGRPASAARRFEQLVEAGADPPLLSQAHFELANIRTQQERYEEAIPHYQRAIAANPTLKEGYFNLGTALGRLGMFTEAALAARRALELDPSDSRARAAEVTALLLAGEDARVRLMLEQTLELPDQGGSGFFALLLAEVLAASEDDSVRDGTMALNLATDLFQRAQTPAHGAVVALAYAETGDFEQAVVWQQRLIDNLERAGAGAALPDARERLAAYQAGRSIRAPWRR from the coding sequence ATGAGGAAACCAATCCGTCTCCATGGCGCTGCCCTCATCGTTGCGCTCCTGGCGCCTCTCACAGCCGCCGGTCTCCACGCGCAGGAGGCGGAAGCGCCCAGGTTGCTGCCGGTGCCCGAGGTCGACCTGCGCGGGGTCGACGAAGCCGTGCGCGACCAGATCGACCAGCAGCGCGGCCTGCTCGAGGAGGCGCTCGCGCGCGGGCCGGAGACGGTCGCCGACGCCGAACAGCTGGGCCTTCTGTTCGGCGACGCGGGCCAACTCTACCTAGTCTACGACCTGCTGCCGGCCGCGAGAGCCTGCCTGACCAACGCCGCGGCGCTGCAGCCCCGGAACTTCCGCTGGCGCTATCTGCTCGGCAGCGCCGCGGAGCACCTGGGAGAGCTCGAGGAAGCGGTCGAGGCCTACGAGTTGGGCAGATCGCTCCGTCCCGACGACGCCGCGACCGCGATCCGCCTCGGCCGGGTGCATCTCGAACTGGGACGGTTCGAAGAGGCTCGCGGTCACTACCAGCGTGCCCTCGCAATGCCCGGATCCGTGGCTGCGGCTCACTTCGGCCTCGGCCGCGTCGCCTTCGAGACGGACGACCCGACAACCGCGCTCCAGCACTTCCAGACAGCGCTTCGGGAGCAGCCGCGCGCCGACTCGCTTCACTACCACATCGCTCTTTCCCACCGCGCGCTCGGCGACGACGCGGCGATGCGCGCCGCGATGGAGCTCCGGGGTGAAGCCCCGGTCGCTTTCGCCGATCCGATCGCCGCGGAGATCAAGGAGTCGGCGACCGGCATCGGTGCCCAGTTGCTGCTCGGGCGCGTCGCGCTGGCCGCGAACGCCTTCGAGACCGCCGAAGAGCGGTTCCGCGAGGCGGTCCGCGACTCTCCCGAGAGCGCGGCGGCAAAGAGGTCGCTGGCGGCGGCCCTGGAGGCCATGGGTCGGCGGGCGGAAGCCGCCATGTGGTACCAGGAGGCCTTGAACCTGAGCCCGAGCGATGTCGGCCTGCTGTTCCGGACCGGGCTGCTCTACAACAACGAGGGGCGCTACCAGGCCGCGGCCGAGCGGCTCCGGCGCGCGGTCGAGATCGAACCCTCGTTCGGGCCTGCCTGGGTGGAGCTGGCAAGGAGTCTCGGCGCAACAGACGCATACCTGGAAGCCGCGGAAGCTCTGACCCGGGCACTGGAATTGGCCCCGGACGATCGCAATCTCCGCTTCCACCGGGCAGGCAACTACCGGCTTGGCGGTCGCCGGGAGCTCGCCCTCCGCGAGTTCGAGTCCCTGCTGGCGGACTTCGGACTCGATCGCGAGATCGTCCTGCTGCTCGGGCGAATCGAGCAGGAACTCGGCCGGCCGGCCTCGGCCGCCAGACGCTTCGAGCAACTGGTCGAAGCCGGAGCCGACCCGCCCCTGTTGAGTCAGGCCCACTTCGAACTCGCCAACATTCGCACCCAGCAGGAGCGCTACGAGGAAGCGATCCCCCACTACCAGCGCGCGATCGCGGCCAATCCGACGCTGAAGGAGGGGTACTTCAACCTCGGCACGGCGCTCGGCCGGCTGGGAATGTTCACCGAGGCCGCCCTCGCCGCACGCCGCGCGCTCGAACTCGACCCCAGCGACAGCAGGGCCCGGGCGGCCGAGGTCACCGCCCTTCTGCTCGCCGGCGAAGATGCCCGCGTTCGCCTGATGCTGGAACAGACGCTCGAACTTCCCGACCAGGGCGGCAGCGGTTTCTTCGCCCTGCTCCTCGCCGAAGTCCTCGCCGCCTCCGAAGACGACTCCGTGCGGGACGGAACGATGGCCCTGAATCTGGCCACCGATCTGTTCCAGCGCGCCCAGACCCCGGCCCACGGCGCCGTCGTCGCCCTCGCCTACGCCGAGACCGGCGACTTCGAACAGGCTGTCGTCTGGCAGCAACGCCTGATCGACAACCTGGAACGCGCCGGCGCCGGCGCGGCGCTGCCGGACGCCCGGGAACGGTTGGCCGCGTACCAGGCCGGGCGGTCAATTCGGGCGCCCTGGCGGCGCTGA
- a CDS encoding CRTAC1 family protein: MRAHAAGIAVSVASAVLSGPARAGENEVLFTDATRSAGLDFRHWNGMSGHLYYPEVVGAGAALFDYDNDGDLDLYLVQGNLLGNEGDRTSTTTPWTGDWPPRDRLYRNDLEPSDDGAAVRFIDVTEESGIAATGYGMGVVAADLDNDGWVDLYVLNLGANQLWRNEGDGTFSDRTEASGTGDPRWSVAAAAADYDGDLDLDLFVVNYLNFSLATHKTCLTERGEVDYCLPSAYQPAPDALLVNDGSGRFEDATGAAGLAAARPGNGLGILAADLDGDRRLDFYVANDLMPNHLWLNRGNGELVEDGLISGAALNSDGEAEASMGVAAGDYDGDGDPDLFLTHFHRETNTLYRNDSQPGSAQFRDRTNATDLGRPSWDATAFGTAFVDLDNDGWLDLAAVNGAVTFAAGRPRTKDDPFPLDQPNQAFLNVADGAGGRRFEPATAGLLDGETPFVSRGLAAGDVDNDGDTDLVITNNNGPARLLLNQTGTEGDWIGVAPVLGAERGRRPASGVTVRVHRAGAPPLVRLAGGGGSYASWGDPRVAVSSGGSRIDRIEVQWTDGTIEEWPAPPPRAYTPLVRGSGERRGEQEDDAP, from the coding sequence ATGAGAGCCCACGCCGCCGGCATCGCCGTTTCGGTAGCGTCAGCGGTCCTGTCCGGCCCGGCCCGGGCAGGAGAGAACGAGGTCCTCTTCACCGACGCCACCAGGAGCGCCGGTCTCGACTTCCGGCACTGGAACGGCATGAGCGGACACCTCTACTACCCGGAAGTCGTCGGCGCCGGCGCGGCGCTCTTCGACTACGACAACGACGGCGACCTCGACCTCTACCTGGTCCAGGGCAACCTCCTCGGCAACGAAGGAGACCGGACCTCGACGACCACGCCGTGGACGGGCGACTGGCCGCCGCGGGACCGCCTGTACCGCAACGACCTGGAGCCCAGCGACGACGGCGCCGCGGTTCGCTTCATCGACGTCACCGAGGAGAGTGGCATCGCGGCCACCGGCTACGGCATGGGAGTGGTCGCGGCGGATCTCGACAACGACGGTTGGGTCGACCTCTACGTGCTGAACCTGGGCGCCAACCAGCTCTGGCGCAACGAGGGCGACGGGACGTTCAGCGACCGGACCGAAGCAAGCGGAACGGGCGATCCGCGCTGGAGCGTCGCCGCGGCGGCCGCCGACTACGACGGCGACCTCGATCTCGACCTGTTCGTCGTGAACTACCTCAACTTCTCCCTGGCCACGCACAAGACCTGCCTTACAGAGCGGGGAGAGGTGGACTACTGCCTGCCGAGCGCCTATCAGCCGGCGCCCGACGCCCTGCTCGTGAACGACGGCTCCGGACGTTTCGAGGATGCGACGGGCGCGGCCGGTCTGGCCGCGGCGCGGCCCGGCAATGGGCTGGGCATCCTCGCGGCCGACCTCGACGGCGACCGGAGGCTCGATTTCTATGTCGCGAACGACCTGATGCCGAACCACCTCTGGCTCAACCGCGGCAACGGCGAACTGGTCGAGGACGGGCTGATCAGCGGCGCTGCTCTCAACTCGGACGGCGAGGCCGAGGCGAGCATGGGCGTCGCGGCGGGCGACTACGACGGAGACGGCGATCCCGATCTGTTCCTGACCCACTTCCACCGCGAGACGAACACGCTCTACCGGAACGACTCGCAACCGGGCTCGGCGCAGTTCCGGGATCGCACGAACGCGACCGACCTCGGCCGGCCGAGCTGGGACGCGACCGCCTTCGGCACCGCCTTCGTCGACCTCGACAACGATGGCTGGCTCGACCTCGCAGCGGTCAACGGCGCCGTGACGTTCGCCGCCGGAAGGCCGCGCACGAAAGACGATCCCTTCCCCCTCGATCAACCGAACCAGGCCTTCCTGAACGTGGCCGACGGCGCGGGCGGACGCCGCTTCGAGCCGGCGACCGCCGGGTTGCTCGACGGCGAGACCCCGTTCGTCAGTCGCGGTCTGGCCGCCGGCGACGTGGACAACGATGGCGACACGGACCTGGTCATCACGAACAACAACGGCCCCGCCCGGCTACTGCTCAACCAGACCGGGACGGAGGGCGACTGGATCGGGGTGGCGCCGGTGCTCGGCGCCGAACGCGGCCGCCGGCCGGCTTCGGGCGTCACCGTGCGCGTGCACCGCGCGGGGGCGCCACCGCTCGTCCGGCTTGCAGGGGGCGGCGGGAGCTACGCCTCGTGGGGAGATCCCCGGGTCGCGGTTTCATCCGGCGGCTCCAGGATCGACCGCATCGAAGTCCAGTGGACGGACGGGACGATCGAAGAGTGGCCCGCGCCCCCGCCCAGGGCCTACACTCCTCTGGTTCGCGGCAGCGGGGAGCGGCGCGGCGAACAGGAAGACGACGCACCATGA